A segment of the Siphonobacter curvatus genome:
GATCAGCGAGCATGGCCATTTGTACTTTTCTTCAACATCAATGGATGGTTAGATGCTATTAGGGGAATATCTTGTCTAAGCGACAGGAATCGGAATTGAAATTAATAAAAAAAGTCTGTACAGGACCAAAAATCTTTGCTGGCAAAAAACACAAATCGTCTGCGGGAAAAGCTATACCGTCAGAAAAGGCAACCATTTAGGTACGCAAAAGCGAACGTTTTACTTTACCGAAGCCGCTCAAAGGCATCTTTCACTTTCTTTTCATCGATACGGATGAAACGGTTTGCTGCTACATTCGACAGCAGAGCCACGGCCAAAACAAAAAAGCCTATCTTGAAGCTACCTGAGGTCTGTGGAGCAAACTGAGCATTGGCCTGTATGTGGGACAGGTACGTGGATAAGCCCAGCAAAACCACCATCACGAGCGTATTAATTAAATTTAGCATCATCTGTCGCAAGCGGTTGGTGTATTGCAGCAGCGAAAAAAGAGCCAGACCTGCTGATACCAGGGCTAAACCCGCCAGATACATCGTATTCGTTTCGGTCGTTGTTTCGCCTTTAGTATACGTCAAAGCATAGGCATCCAGGACGGCTGTTTCGGCTCCAACTGACTTTTGCCAAATGGGAAAAGCTAAGTACAGAGCCATGGACAGTACGATTAATGCAAGAAAGAGTGTTTGAGGACGCTGAAGCATAGAAATAATCGAATGAAATTTATAAAGCAAAAGTAACGGACAAAAATCCTGTAACCAATCCTAGCAGGTAGCTACAGGAAGGAGATGTAAAGGTAAAGCTTGGTTATAGAAAACCACACTCGGGAGG
Coding sequences within it:
- a CDS encoding DUF4293 domain-containing protein; its protein translation is MLQRPQTLFLALIVLSMALYLAFPIWQKSVGAETAVLDAYALTYTKGETTTETNTMYLAGLALVSAGLALFSLLQYTNRLRQMMLNLINTLVMVVLLGLSTYLSHIQANAQFAPQTSGSFKIGFFVLAVALLSNVAANRFIRIDEKKVKDAFERLR